In one Syntrophorhabdales bacterium genomic region, the following are encoded:
- a CDS encoding pitrilysin family protein: MYRKTVLDNGIRIATETLPYFPTISIGIWWKTGSRYENPGNNGISHFIEHMLFKGTANRTAYDIAREIDAVGGTLNAFTGKEYTCIYARVLKRDMDIALDILADMYKTSLFNGEDIEKEKQVIIQEIKMIDDNPEEYLFDMFSSAYYKGHPLGMSILGKEENIQGMSREKLLSHFARYHAPSNMIITASGRLDHDAFVKKVENLFAECVNKGETPTSVEKPSSCTGIDVYEKDLEHIYLCIGTDGVGQTDERRYPLYALNAVVGGSMSSHLFQEIREKRGLVYNIFSYVNCFHDAGTFGITTSTSLEYLEEVIGLIKKEMAQLRDQGVAAGEIRFSKEHIKGNFFISLESSEARMGRLAKNEIYFDGYVPLRETLKSIDGIQKSHLDEMSQSVFGDPSRISLAILGRVEKDVVERLWKN, translated from the coding sequence ATGTATAGGAAAACCGTCCTCGACAACGGTATTCGCATCGCGACCGAGACCCTTCCCTACTTCCCTACGATCTCGATAGGCATCTGGTGGAAGACGGGAAGCCGGTACGAAAATCCCGGCAACAACGGCATTTCCCACTTTATCGAGCACATGCTCTTCAAGGGAACTGCCAACCGAACCGCCTACGATATAGCCAGGGAGATCGATGCGGTGGGCGGTACTCTGAATGCTTTCACCGGCAAAGAGTATACGTGCATCTACGCGAGGGTTCTCAAGCGCGACATGGATATAGCCCTCGACATCCTCGCTGACATGTACAAGACCTCCCTCTTCAACGGGGAGGACATTGAGAAGGAGAAGCAGGTCATCATTCAGGAGATAAAGATGATTGATGACAACCCGGAAGAGTATCTCTTCGACATGTTCAGCTCTGCTTACTACAAGGGGCACCCTCTCGGCATGTCGATCCTGGGCAAGGAAGAGAACATACAGGGGATGTCACGAGAGAAACTTCTTTCCCACTTCGCCAGGTACCATGCGCCTTCCAACATGATCATCACCGCATCAGGTCGCCTGGATCACGACGCATTCGTAAAAAAGGTGGAGAATCTCTTCGCAGAGTGCGTGAACAAAGGAGAAACTCCGACGTCAGTCGAAAAGCCGTCGTCCTGCACAGGGATCGATGTGTACGAAAAAGATCTCGAACACATCTATCTCTGTATCGGGACGGACGGCGTGGGTCAAACAGACGAAAGGCGTTATCCCCTCTACGCTCTTAATGCTGTGGTGGGCGGGAGCATGAGCTCGCATCTCTTTCAGGAAATCAGAGAAAAGAGGGGTCTCGTCTACAATATATTTTCCTACGTCAACTGCTTTCATGATGCCGGCACCTTTGGCATAACCACATCTACCTCACTCGAATACCTGGAAGAAGTCATCGGCCTCATCAAGAAAGAGATGGCCCAGTTGCGCGACCAGGGAGTCGCTGCGGGCGAGATCCGCTTCTCCAAGGAGCACATTAAGGGGAACTTCTTCATTTCTCTGGAAAGCTCCGAGGCACGCATGGGGAGACTGGCAAAAAATGAGATCTATTTTGACGGGTATGTCCCCCTCAGGGAGACATTGAAATCGATAGACGGCATTCAGAAATCTCACCTGGATGAAATGAGCCAGTCTGTGTTCGGGGATCCGTCACGGATTTCCCTCGCGATTCTTGGTCGCGTTGAGAAGGATGTCGTCGAGAGGCTATGGAAGAACTAG
- the dut gene encoding dUTP diphosphatase, translating into MEELEVLIVRDEGASLPSYETTFSSGMDLRACLAEPVTLHPFERALISTGIRICIPKGFEAEVRPRSGLAINAGVTVLNTPGTIDADYRGEVKVILINLGSEPFTVSSGDRIAQMVFHKTAHISWREVKELPQTDRGSGGFGSTGI; encoded by the coding sequence ATGGAAGAACTAGAGGTGCTCATCGTAAGGGATGAAGGCGCATCCCTGCCCTCTTACGAAACCACCTTCTCCTCAGGAATGGATCTTCGCGCCTGTCTTGCCGAACCAGTCACCTTACATCCATTCGAACGGGCCCTTATCTCAACCGGCATCCGTATCTGTATACCAAAAGGCTTTGAGGCTGAGGTAAGACCAAGGAGCGGCCTGGCAATTAATGCGGGCGTGACGGTCCTCAACACCCCGGGCACGATCGATGCCGACTACAGGGGAGAGGTAAAAGTAATCCTCATCAACCTCGGATCCGAGCCTTTTACTGTTAGCTCGGGTGACAGAATTGCCCAGATGGTTTTTCACAAGACAGCCCACATCTCGTGGCGCGAGGTTAAAGAACTGCCGCAGACCGACCGCGGCAGCGGAGGATTCGGATCGACAGGAATATGA
- a CDS encoding CBS domain-containing protein, translated as MKIITTHYNADFDALSSMIAAKKLYPDATLVFPGSQEKSVRDFLVHSTAYFLDILKQKDLDYNAVDTLILVDTKQRKRIGELARLLDNKNLTIHVYDHHPPTDDDIKGEVYMTGSTGACVSMLIGLLKERDIDLLPEEATIMMLGIYEETGSFQYPSTTKEDFDAASFLLSKGANVNVVSEILVKELSPEQVHLLHDLIEAAQVYNVNGIDVVITESSSEEYVGDLAVLVQKFRDMENVNAVIGLFRMDDRIYVIGRSRIPEVDVGHILTLLGGGGHKEAASATVREATMEETKTRVLRYLNQYVKPLWEARDIMFFPVKTVDQDAPISEAKNILTKYNINAMPVTSDNTIVGIISRQIAEKAAFHKLEHLPVKEYMVTEFSVVAPEDSIERVKEIIIGGNQRFVPVIKEERLEGAITRTDLLRILEDEIRKTILGKMDYHDTYEKRRNVKKLMEERLSRQMLDKLAVIGSLADEMGYHAYLVGGFVRDLLLRTAYPGRLRVPAGQDEKLTRARPDASTLQDGAPGQGSASKRVIASPGSVTYDIDIVVEGDGIRFADALAKQVQAKIRTHREFGTAKVMYAGGFSVDIATARLEYYKAPAALPIVEHSSLKLDLYRRDFTINTLAISLNKNTKGELIDFFGAQRDIKEKTIRVLHSLSFVEDPTRVFRAVRFERRFGFQIGKFTMNLIKNTIKMGFLSRIRGSRMWRELSLVLNEENPGAILKRLQELDLLKFIHPRILFDREREKLFQEMDTVLKWYRLLYKGKLNQTFYYLLGALDHMSTEDVTGFAAKLELSGTMRKKLSNDMDKTVKIMAKFEGSIRTMRKSEIYRELEILSLEARLFTMAKAQSDDIKRTISNYITYADSLKPLLTGKTLKQLGIKEGPAFGDILDALRDAKIDLGLTTKEQEIAFVNNYIKERGVRL; from the coding sequence ATGAAGATCATCACCACCCACTACAATGCTGATTTTGACGCTCTTTCCTCGATGATCGCTGCAAAAAAACTTTACCCGGATGCGACTCTCGTTTTTCCAGGTTCCCAGGAGAAGAGCGTGCGTGATTTTCTCGTGCATTCCACCGCCTATTTCCTGGACATTCTGAAACAAAAAGACCTGGACTACAATGCGGTTGATACGCTGATTCTTGTGGACACAAAACAACGCAAGAGGATCGGAGAACTTGCAAGGCTTCTCGACAACAAGAATCTAACGATTCACGTGTACGACCACCATCCCCCTACCGACGACGACATCAAAGGAGAGGTGTACATGACCGGCTCGACCGGGGCCTGTGTGAGCATGTTGATCGGTCTGCTCAAAGAGCGCGATATAGACCTTTTGCCTGAGGAAGCGACGATCATGATGCTCGGCATCTACGAGGAAACGGGCAGCTTCCAGTATCCTTCAACCACCAAGGAGGATTTCGACGCCGCTTCATTCCTACTCTCGAAGGGCGCTAACGTGAATGTTGTCTCCGAGATACTCGTAAAGGAGCTTTCCCCCGAGCAAGTCCATCTGCTGCATGACCTCATTGAAGCAGCCCAGGTCTACAATGTGAACGGGATTGATGTGGTCATAACAGAGAGTTCCAGCGAAGAGTACGTTGGAGATCTCGCCGTGCTCGTCCAGAAATTCAGAGACATGGAAAATGTCAATGCGGTTATCGGGCTGTTTCGCATGGATGACAGGATCTACGTAATCGGCAGAAGTCGCATCCCTGAGGTCGATGTCGGTCACATCCTGACACTGCTGGGCGGAGGAGGTCACAAAGAGGCGGCTTCTGCTACGGTAAGAGAAGCCACCATGGAGGAGACGAAGACCAGGGTGCTCCGGTATCTCAACCAGTATGTGAAGCCGTTATGGGAGGCACGCGACATCATGTTCTTCCCGGTTAAGACGGTCGATCAGGATGCACCCATCAGCGAGGCAAAAAACATCCTGACGAAATACAACATCAACGCAATGCCGGTCACGTCGGATAACACGATTGTTGGCATTATCTCGCGCCAGATAGCTGAGAAAGCAGCGTTTCACAAGCTTGAGCACCTGCCGGTAAAGGAATATATGGTCACGGAATTTTCTGTTGTGGCTCCCGAAGATTCCATCGAGCGGGTAAAGGAGATCATCATAGGCGGTAACCAGAGGTTTGTCCCGGTGATAAAGGAAGAGAGATTGGAAGGGGCCATCACAAGAACAGACCTCCTCAGAATACTCGAAGACGAGATCAGAAAAACGATTCTCGGCAAGATGGATTACCACGACACCTACGAGAAAAGAAGGAACGTAAAGAAATTGATGGAAGAGCGACTTTCCCGGCAGATGCTCGACAAGCTCGCGGTCATCGGCAGCCTGGCAGACGAGATGGGCTATCACGCCTATCTTGTCGGAGGCTTTGTAAGAGATCTTCTGTTAAGGACCGCTTATCCTGGGCGCCTCAGGGTCCCGGCCGGGCAGGACGAGAAGCTTACGCGGGCCAGGCCGGATGCCAGTACGTTGCAGGATGGAGCGCCCGGACAGGGATCTGCTTCGAAACGGGTCATAGCAAGTCCTGGATCAGTGACCTACGACATCGACATTGTGGTGGAAGGCGACGGTATCAGGTTTGCCGACGCACTCGCCAAACAGGTTCAGGCCAAGATCCGCACGCATAGGGAGTTTGGCACTGCGAAGGTGATGTACGCTGGTGGTTTCAGCGTCGACATAGCCACAGCACGCCTGGAATACTACAAGGCACCAGCCGCGCTTCCCATCGTGGAGCACAGCTCTCTAAAGCTTGACCTGTACAGGCGGGACTTCACCATCAACACGCTCGCCATATCCCTGAACAAGAATACCAAAGGCGAATTAATCGACTTCTTCGGTGCCCAGAGGGATATCAAAGAAAAGACGATCAGAGTTCTTCACAGCCTCAGCTTCGTAGAAGATCCCACCAGGGTATTCAGGGCCGTGCGCTTCGAGCGACGCTTCGGTTTTCAGATCGGCAAGTTCACCATGAACCTGATCAAGAATACTATCAAGATGGGGTTTCTCTCGAGGATAAGGGGATCAAGGATGTGGAGAGAGCTTTCTCTCGTTTTGAATGAAGAAAATCCTGGCGCCATCCTCAAGCGGCTGCAGGAACTGGATCTCCTGAAGTTTATCCATCCCCGCATTCTGTTCGACCGGGAGAGGGAAAAGCTCTTTCAGGAGATGGACACCGTGCTGAAGTGGTACCGGCTGCTCTACAAGGGAAAGCTGAACCAGACATTCTATTATCTGCTCGGCGCCCTGGACCATATGAGCACGGAGGACGTAACAGGTTTCGCGGCTAAACTGGAGCTTTCCGGAACGATGAGAAAAAAGCTGAGCAACGATATGGACAAAACAGTGAAAATAATGGCAAAATTTGAAGGTTCTATCCGGACAATGCGAAAAAGCGAGATATACCGGGAACTGGAGATCTTGAGCCTCGAGGCACGTCTCTTCACCATGGCGAAGGCCCAATCGGACGACATAAAAAGAACGATCTCCAATTATATTACGTACGCGGATTCACTTAAACCTCTTCTGACGGGGAAGACTCTCAAGCAGCTGGGCATCAAGGAAGGACCGGCATTCGGCGATATACTGGATGCGCTTAGAGACGCAAAGATCGATCTGGGTCTGACCACCAAGGAGCAGGAAATAGCATTTGTTAATAATTACATTAAAGAAAGAGGAGTTCGTCTGTGA
- a CDS encoding segregation/condensation protein A encodes MNLNASTLEVQMECFEGPLSVLINLIKKNKVDIFDIPIGMITERFLEYVELVKQMNLRIAEDFIEMASLLLCIKSRMLLPREEEDPRTELVEKILEYEKIKGMVNMFQELPVLGEDTFSRGRTGLQVEEEDQDLTALCMLFFELMKNRRERFLVIREIRPTLEEKLEILRLALFEKGHFAWNPKADLDLSEKVATVLAMLEIVKLKMANLAQKRPFGTVLLTRR; translated from the coding sequence GTGAACCTGAATGCGTCTACCCTGGAAGTACAAATGGAGTGTTTTGAAGGGCCGCTTTCCGTGCTCATCAACCTCATCAAGAAAAACAAAGTAGATATTTTCGACATTCCCATAGGCATGATTACGGAGCGCTTTTTGGAATACGTCGAGCTTGTAAAACAGATGAACCTCAGGATCGCGGAAGATTTTATCGAGATGGCCTCGCTTCTTCTCTGCATCAAGTCCCGTATGTTGCTCCCCAGAGAGGAGGAAGATCCGCGCACGGAATTGGTGGAAAAAATTCTTGAATATGAGAAGATTAAAGGCATGGTGAATATGTTCCAGGAATTGCCTGTGCTGGGCGAGGATACTTTTTCCCGCGGCAGGACGGGTCTTCAAGTTGAGGAAGAAGATCAGGACCTCACGGCGCTCTGCATGCTCTTTTTTGAATTGATGAAGAATAGGCGGGAACGGTTCCTGGTAATACGGGAAATCAGACCTACGCTCGAGGAAAAGCTGGAGATTCTGCGTCTTGCCCTTTTCGAGAAGGGACACTTCGCCTGGAACCCCAAGGCTGATCTCGACCTGTCCGAAAAGGTAGCCACGGTCCTCGCAATGCTGGAGATCGTCAAGCTGAAAATGGCAAACCTGGCACAAAAAAGGCCTTTCGGGACAGTGCTCCTCACGAGAAGGTGA